A stretch of Kaistella flava (ex Peng et al. 2021) DNA encodes these proteins:
- the kdsB gene encoding 3-deoxy-manno-octulosonate cytidylyltransferase has product MKIIAVIPARYQASRFPGKLMQILGEKTVIATTYQNVVETKLFDEVFVATDSEIIFNEIKNFGGNAVMTGEHETGSDRIAEAVENIECDIVVNVQGDEPFLKTEPLKKLISVFNNDKEEQISLASLKIKLTEIEEIENPNNVKVITDNQGFALYFSRSVIPYPRETSVKAEYYKHIGVYAFRKNALLNFSKLKMQPLEIAEKIECIRYLEYGMKIRMIETDFVGVGIDVPEDLEKARSILNKMQEE; this is encoded by the coding sequence TTGAAGATTATAGCTGTTATTCCCGCTCGTTATCAAGCCAGTAGGTTTCCTGGAAAGCTGATGCAGATTTTAGGTGAAAAAACCGTCATTGCAACGACTTACCAAAATGTGGTCGAAACGAAATTGTTTGATGAAGTTTTTGTCGCTACTGATTCCGAAATTATTTTTAATGAAATTAAGAATTTCGGTGGAAACGCGGTCATGACTGGTGAACACGAAACAGGAAGTGACCGAATTGCTGAAGCGGTAGAAAATATTGAGTGTGATATCGTGGTCAATGTTCAGGGTGATGAACCATTTCTGAAAACCGAACCTCTGAAAAAATTGATTTCTGTTTTTAATAATGATAAAGAGGAACAAATTTCGTTGGCTTCTTTAAAAATAAAGCTGACAGAAATTGAGGAAATAGAAAATCCAAATAACGTAAAAGTTATTACTGATAATCAAGGTTTTGCTTTGTATTTCAGTCGTTCGGTAATTCCATATCCTCGCGAGACTTCTGTGAAAGCAGAATATTATAAACATATTGGCGTTTATGCTTTTAGAAAAAATGCTTTGCTGAATTTTTCGAAATTAAAAATGCAACCTTTAGAAATTGCAGAAAAAATTGAGTGCATTCGGTACTTGGAATATGGAATGAAAATCAGAATGATTGAAACCGATTTCGTGGGAGTTGGAATTGATGTGCCTGAAGATTTAGAAAAAGCACGGTCGATTTTGAATAAAATGCAGGAAGAATAA
- a CDS encoding RES family NAD+ phosphorylase produces MLVYRIVHEKYSKTLFASGLEGRWNSEGKKVLYTAESISLAYLETMNFRKGFGFNNDFKIMVIQLPTIADCLIVESSHLPKSWRDFRNYQNCQEIGDQWFDAAKDLALKVPSAVVPENFNVVINTLHPAYKKVKLIDILGFYPDERLELILKKYK; encoded by the coding sequence ATGTTAGTTTACAGGATTGTACACGAGAAATATTCTAAAACTCTTTTCGCAAGTGGTTTAGAAGGACGCTGGAATAGTGAAGGTAAGAAAGTATTATATACAGCAGAAAGTATATCACTTGCTTATCTAGAAACCATGAATTTTAGAAAAGGATTTGGTTTTAATAATGATTTTAAAATCATGGTGATTCAGTTACCGACAATCGCTGATTGCTTAATAGTAGAAAGCTCTCATTTACCAAAAAGTTGGCGAGACTTTCGGAATTACCAAAATTGCCAAGAAATTGGAGATCAATGGTTTGATGCTGCAAAAGATCTTGCTTTGAAAGTACCTTCTGCAGTGGTACCCGAAAATTTTAATGTCGTAATTAACACGCTTCATCCTGCTTATAAAAAAGTTAAACTTATTGATATTCTTGGCTTTTATCCTGATGAGAGATTAGAACTTATTTTAAAAAAATATAAATAA
- a CDS encoding histidine kinase, giving the protein MKKLFLVLLIAVGSIVSAQTAKEIIDKNIELTGGLTNWKLLNSVLLQGKVTLGINDEYPIKIYQQRPNLTKTTITIGKKETAVEGYDGTKGYAMNYAANKIQEYPNYMAESFDNDFIDWENKGFDAKYLGKEKVGDIYCHKVELTKNVNKTLYFFDSKTYMLLKELKKDETLLYSDYKMVGSLMMPYRIESSSPKKDGDFVMILNKIETNKVFPANTFKF; this is encoded by the coding sequence ATGAAAAAATTATTTTTAGTTTTATTAATAGCAGTAGGATCTATAGTTTCAGCGCAAACTGCTAAAGAAATTATCGACAAAAACATAGAATTAACAGGTGGATTAACCAATTGGAAATTGTTAAATTCCGTTTTATTACAAGGAAAAGTTACGTTGGGAATCAATGATGAATATCCGATTAAGATTTATCAACAAAGACCCAATCTTACCAAAACTACCATTACCATTGGTAAAAAGGAAACTGCAGTTGAAGGTTACGACGGAACTAAAGGATATGCGATGAATTACGCAGCCAATAAAATTCAGGAATATCCGAATTATATGGCGGAAAGTTTTGACAATGATTTTATCGATTGGGAAAACAAAGGTTTTGATGCGAAATATCTGGGCAAAGAAAAAGTAGGAGATATTTATTGTCATAAAGTAGAATTGACAAAAAATGTTAATAAAACACTTTACTTTTTTGACTCTAAAACTTACATGCTTTTAAAGGAACTTAAAAAAGATGAAACCTTATTATATTCTGATTATAAAATGGTCGGATCTTTGATGATGCCGTACAGAATCGAATCTTCTTCTCCAAAGAAAGATGGCGATTTCGTAATGATTTTAAATAAAATCGAAACCAACAAGGTATTCCCCGCGAATACTTTTAAATTTTAA